A section of the Polynucleobacter sp. AP-Sving-400A-A2 genome encodes:
- the ccmC gene encoding heme ABC transporter permease CcmC, protein MSNVNNLYSGQVMSWFKFSSPSAFYPLAGKMIPLFWALTIIFGAAGLWVSFFVAPVDAVQGQGYRIIFVHVPASWMSMFIYVVMAAWAGLGLIFNTRLSAMMAQALAPIGAWMAFLSLWTGAFWGKPMWGAWWVWDARLTSELILLFLYLGFIALQASIDNVRRADKAGAILALVGVVNVPIIYFSVKWWNTLHQGASVSLTKAPAMAQTMLWGMLLMALCLWMYSIAVGLMRVRAIILEREAHTDWVRQLNEVKQ, encoded by the coding sequence ATGAGTAATGTAAACAATTTATATTCTGGTCAGGTAATGAGCTGGTTCAAATTCTCGAGTCCGAGTGCTTTTTATCCACTGGCTGGAAAAATGATTCCTTTGTTTTGGGCGCTCACCATTATTTTTGGAGCTGCCGGCTTGTGGGTGAGTTTCTTTGTAGCGCCAGTCGATGCAGTGCAGGGTCAGGGATATCGCATTATTTTTGTTCACGTACCCGCATCTTGGATGTCCATGTTCATCTATGTGGTGATGGCTGCATGGGCGGGATTAGGTCTGATATTTAATACTCGTCTGTCGGCCATGATGGCTCAGGCCTTGGCTCCGATCGGCGCCTGGATGGCTTTCTTATCACTGTGGACTGGTGCATTTTGGGGTAAGCCGATGTGGGGCGCTTGGTGGGTATGGGATGCACGCTTAACTTCGGAATTAATCCTACTCTTTTTGTATCTTGGTTTTATCGCCCTGCAGGCCTCTATTGATAATGTCCGCCGTGCCGATAAAGCGGGTGCCATCTTAGCCCTGGTAGGCGTGGTGAATGTACCTATTATTTATTTTTCAGTGAAATGGTGGAACACCTTGCATCAAGGCGCTTCTGTTTCGCTAACTAAAGCACCAGCCATGGCTCAGACCATGCTTTGGGGGATGTTGTTAATGGCTTTATGCTTATGGATGTACTCAATTGCAGTAGGGTTAATGCGTGTGCGCGCCATCATTTTGGAGCGCGAGGCTCATACTGATTGGGTTAGGCAATTAAATGAGGTGAAGCAGTAA
- a CDS encoding TAXI family TRAP transporter solute-binding subunit has translation MNFIRKNIYNPVAVGIAFLGLVALLFATLWVLVPPPPRSIELATGFPTGLYQQFGEKLQSELAQEGISLKLRTTGGTSDNLALLKDPHSGVDFAMVQGGVADLSKYPDFISIAGVFYEPVWVWYRESSFPSESGRLGLLSQLKGKRVSIGNEGSGTLSLTSQLLSASGLSLSDIRAEKLKPLDALEKFKKGELDAVFLVSAAEAPVVKKFYETPGIRLMNFEQAEAYVHLFPFLSKVTVPRGVVSIAYDLPRQDIQVLAATATLVSKNDISPALVTLLLSSTYDILKTYSYLQKPGEFPSGTGLDFPLHVDAEIYLKDGPSFLYRHLPFWTAVWIARFAKIVIPLLVILIPLFTYIPAAKNLLLRLKLAQVYEELKVVERNASNPDLKEKNLKDLELIERRVGNIKVSMLDAKELYDLKGHVGEVRSRLKLYP, from the coding sequence ATGAACTTCATACGCAAAAATATCTATAACCCTGTTGCGGTTGGCATAGCCTTTTTGGGTCTAGTGGCCTTACTGTTTGCCACACTCTGGGTGCTCGTGCCGCCTCCACCGAGATCGATTGAATTGGCCACAGGTTTCCCAACCGGCCTGTATCAGCAATTTGGTGAAAAGCTCCAAAGTGAGCTTGCCCAGGAGGGTATTTCTCTCAAGTTACGAACTACTGGTGGAACAAGTGATAACTTGGCGCTATTAAAGGACCCGCACTCTGGAGTTGACTTTGCCATGGTTCAGGGTGGCGTAGCAGACTTATCCAAGTATCCTGATTTCATTTCTATCGCCGGCGTTTTTTATGAGCCGGTATGGGTTTGGTACAGGGAGTCCAGCTTTCCAAGTGAATCTGGGCGCTTAGGTTTATTGAGTCAGTTAAAAGGGAAGCGAGTGTCCATCGGCAATGAAGGTAGCGGCACGCTATCCCTGACCTCTCAATTACTTTCTGCAAGTGGATTGAGCCTTAGCGATATTCGTGCTGAAAAATTAAAGCCACTTGATGCATTAGAGAAGTTCAAAAAAGGGGAGCTAGATGCTGTATTTTTGGTAAGTGCTGCGGAGGCTCCTGTAGTCAAAAAGTTTTACGAAACTCCCGGCATTCGCTTAATGAACTTTGAGCAGGCTGAAGCCTATGTTCACTTATTTCCTTTCCTCTCAAAAGTAACGGTGCCACGTGGCGTCGTCAGCATTGCCTATGATCTTCCGCGTCAAGATATTCAGGTACTTGCAGCAACAGCTACCTTGGTGAGTAAGAATGACATTAGTCCTGCATTGGTAACACTATTGCTTAGCTCTACCTACGATATTTTAAAAACGTATTCCTACTTACAAAAGCCGGGAGAGTTTCCATCTGGAACTGGTCTTGATTTTCCTTTGCATGTTGATGCTGAAATCTACTTAAAGGATGGCCCGTCTTTCTTATATCGCCATTTACCTTTCTGGACAGCGGTATGGATTGCACGCTTCGCAAAAATTGTGATTCCACTACTGGTGATTTTGATTCCTTTATTTACCTATATTCCTGCAGCCAAAAATTTGCTTTTACGACTGAAGTTAGCTCAGGTATATGAAGAGCTTAAGGTGGTAGAAAGAAATGCCTCTAATCCAGACTTAAAAGAAAAGAATCTGAAGGACTTAGAGCTTATTGAGCGAAGGGTGGGTAATATCAAAGTGTCCATGTTGGATGCAAAAGAGTTGTACGACTTAAAAGGTCATGTGGGAGAGGTGCGCAGCCGTTTGAAGCTGTATCCCTAA
- a CDS encoding heme lyase CcmF/NrfE family subunit has translation MIPEFGHYALILALCVAIIQGTLPLVGAHQSRREWIMLARPAAQTVFLLLGIAFVILAWSFYSNDFSVLYVAEHSNSQMPVIYRLGAVWGGHEGSLLLWVFLLSTWTFLVALLSKALDEFMVARVIGVLGLVTTGLLLFVIATSNPFERLLPAAQDGRSLNPLLQDPGLVFHPPMLYMGYVGFSVAFAFAIASLLSGRLDAAWARWSRPWTTAAWVFLTLGIALGSWWAYYELGWGGWWFWDPVENASFIPWLVGTALLHSLAVTEKRGGFKSWTVLLAITAFSLSLLGTFLVRSGVLTSVHAFATDPTRGVFILIFLVLVVGSSLTLYAWRAPKSTLGGKFSLTSRETFILLGNVFLVVSAASVLLGTLYPLLIDALHLGKISVGPPYFNSVFVPIMIPLLVLMGIGPWTSWKNSNLLDVIKRLWIAALVAVIAAALIPFVMGEFTWLSSLGFLLAFWVITSGVLQIIRQAKAGKPTRSFIGMQVAHLGIAVFTIGVTMVGAYQEEKDVRMLPGESVSVGGYDIQLQGVSPVPGPNYKAMQGTFLLTRNGQLEATMYPEKRNYFSSTMPMTEAAIDASLTRDIYVSLGEELDDKAWAVRVYYKPFVDWIWGGCVLMALGGLLAMSDKRYRMKLKKVAA, from the coding sequence ATGATTCCTGAATTTGGGCATTACGCACTCATACTGGCCTTATGTGTCGCCATCATTCAAGGGACACTTCCACTGGTCGGCGCACATCAAAGTCGCCGTGAATGGATTATGTTAGCAAGGCCAGCTGCGCAAACTGTTTTCTTATTACTTGGTATTGCATTTGTGATTTTAGCCTGGAGCTTTTACTCAAATGATTTTTCTGTTCTCTATGTAGCAGAGCATTCCAATTCACAAATGCCTGTTATTTACCGCTTGGGTGCGGTATGGGGCGGTCATGAAGGCTCTCTATTACTTTGGGTTTTCTTGCTTTCGACCTGGACATTTTTAGTAGCCCTGCTTTCGAAGGCGCTAGATGAATTTATGGTGGCGCGCGTAATTGGCGTGTTGGGTTTGGTGACTACCGGTCTACTGTTGTTCGTGATCGCTACCTCCAATCCTTTTGAGAGACTGCTACCAGCCGCTCAGGATGGGCGATCTCTCAACCCTCTACTGCAAGATCCGGGCTTAGTGTTTCATCCGCCAATGTTGTATATGGGATATGTGGGCTTTTCAGTAGCGTTTGCCTTCGCGATTGCCTCTTTGTTATCCGGACGTTTAGATGCTGCTTGGGCACGCTGGTCTCGTCCATGGACAACGGCTGCTTGGGTATTTCTCACGCTTGGTATTGCGCTGGGTTCTTGGTGGGCTTATTACGAACTCGGTTGGGGTGGCTGGTGGTTCTGGGATCCCGTGGAGAACGCATCATTCATCCCTTGGCTTGTTGGCACCGCTTTGCTCCATTCGCTTGCGGTCACCGAGAAGCGGGGCGGCTTTAAGAGTTGGACGGTATTGCTAGCCATTACCGCTTTCTCACTATCGCTTTTAGGAACATTCTTGGTTCGATCTGGAGTGCTCACTTCAGTGCATGCATTTGCGACTGACCCTACACGCGGCGTCTTTATCTTGATTTTCTTGGTACTGGTGGTGGGCTCTTCTTTAACGCTTTACGCTTGGCGCGCCCCCAAAAGTACCCTTGGCGGTAAGTTCAGCTTAACCTCGCGTGAAACTTTTATCTTGCTTGGTAACGTTTTCTTGGTAGTGTCTGCTGCATCGGTACTCTTGGGTACTCTCTACCCTTTACTGATTGATGCTCTGCATCTAGGAAAGATCTCAGTAGGGCCTCCATATTTCAATAGCGTCTTCGTGCCCATCATGATCCCTTTGTTAGTGCTGATGGGAATTGGGCCTTGGACAAGCTGGAAGAACTCGAATCTCTTGGATGTGATCAAGCGCTTATGGATTGCAGCCCTAGTCGCAGTGATTGCGGCAGCTTTAATCCCGTTTGTTATGGGTGAATTTACTTGGCTTAGTAGCCTTGGTTTCTTACTGGCTTTCTGGGTGATTACTTCTGGCGTACTACAAATTATTCGCCAAGCAAAAGCAGGCAAGCCAACGCGTTCATTTATTGGTATGCAGGTAGCGCATTTGGGGATCGCAGTTTTTACGATTGGCGTCACCATGGTGGGCGCCTATCAAGAGGAAAAAGATGTGCGTATGCTTCCCGGTGAAAGCGTGAGTGTCGGTGGCTACGATATTCAGCTTCAGGGTGTTAGCCCTGTTCCTGGCCCGAACTATAAAGCGATGCAAGGTACTTTCTTATTAACTCGCAATGGGCAGCTGGAAGCGACCATGTACCCAGAAAAGCGTAATTATTTTTCATCAACGATGCCTATGACCGAGGCGGCGATTGATGCAAGTCTTACTAGAGATATTTATGTTTCATTGGGCGAAGAGTTAGATGACAAAGCCTGGGCAGTCCGAGTGTATTACAAGCCGTTTGTTGATTGGATTTGGGGTGGTTGTGTATTGATGGCTCTGGGTGGTTTACTGGCGATGTCCGATAAGCGCTATCGCATGAAGTTGAAGAAGGTAGCAGCATGA
- the ccmA gene encoding cytochrome c biogenesis heme-transporting ATPase CcmA, giving the protein MTTTNTSIPESAIAALEARKITCVRGDRQLFSGFDLQLFAGQCLHIRGENGVGKTSLLRLLTGLASPESGEVLWCGHPIKKQASEYHSKLLFLGHRDALKEDLSAIENLRMYAAIDGIALSEQDAFASLWRFGLKGREDLPVNCLSAGQKKRVLMARMLTRRAQVWILDEPFNALDTHAVGELQDLIVEHLQGNGLVVLTSHQPLAISGLRVLDL; this is encoded by the coding sequence ATGACAACGACCAACACCTCCATCCCAGAATCTGCAATCGCAGCCCTCGAGGCTCGGAAGATCACTTGCGTGCGCGGTGATAGGCAGCTTTTCTCAGGCTTTGATCTACAGTTATTTGCTGGACAGTGTCTCCATATTCGTGGCGAGAATGGCGTTGGTAAAACGAGCCTCTTGCGCTTGCTCACTGGCTTGGCTTCTCCTGAGTCTGGAGAGGTGCTTTGGTGTGGTCATCCCATCAAAAAACAAGCATCGGAATATCACAGCAAACTCTTATTTTTGGGTCATCGCGATGCTCTCAAAGAGGACCTGAGTGCGATTGAAAATTTGCGCATGTATGCAGCGATTGATGGTATTGCGCTCTCCGAGCAAGATGCTTTTGCTAGCTTATGGCGATTTGGTCTGAAAGGGCGCGAAGATTTGCCTGTCAATTGTTTATCAGCCGGACAGAAGAAACGTGTTTTGATGGCGCGCATGCTAACGCGACGGGCGCAGGTCTGGATTTTGGATGAACCCTTTAACGCCCTAGACACCCATGCCGTGGGAGAGTTACAAGATTTGATTGTCGAGCATCTTCAGGGTAATGGCTTGGTCGTACTGACCAGTCATCAGCCCTTGGCTATTTCCGGTCTGCGAGTATTGGATCTATGA
- a CDS encoding cytochrome c-type biogenesis protein: MLRKTLQSLLLTFFVLCSISASAKDAVPLADDPITEQRLIVISEEMRCLVCQNESLAGSRSDLANDLRREIRILITEGKTDEQIRNFMVERYGDFVLYRPPVKPITWLLWIGPFIILLAGIIGLMVYLRRRNKAVPSTTLSEADNRRIDALLQDAKSSSTEK; the protein is encoded by the coding sequence ATGCTCCGAAAGACGCTCCAATCTCTCTTACTCACTTTTTTTGTACTGTGTTCCATCAGTGCGTCTGCTAAGGATGCAGTCCCGTTAGCTGATGACCCAATCACAGAGCAACGCCTGATTGTGATTTCAGAAGAAATGCGCTGCTTAGTTTGTCAGAATGAATCTCTTGCAGGCTCACGCTCTGATTTAGCAAACGATTTACGCCGAGAAATTCGCATCCTCATTACTGAGGGCAAGACGGATGAGCAAATTCGGAATTTTATGGTGGAGCGTTATGGCGATTTTGTCCTATATCGTCCGCCTGTGAAGCCAATTACTTGGCTCCTGTGGATAGGCCCTTTTATAATTTTGCTCGCCGGAATCATTGGTTTGATGGTGTATCTGCGTCGCAGAAACAAAGCCGTACCTAGCACCACGCTATCTGAAGCGGATAATCGTCGCATTGATGCGCTACTTCAGGATGCTAAGTCCAGTTCAACAGAAAAATAA
- the ccmB gene encoding heme exporter protein CcmB, with translation MNAFIAIVHRDLLLVMRRKSEVLTALFFFVIVTSLFPLGIGADTALLRKIAPGVIWVAALLSTLLGLQRMFAADYADGTLEQLILSPNSFTALVFGKIVAHWLVCGLPLVLLAPVIGIQFDLDAQSLRVLMAALLLGTPVLSLLGSVGAALTLGVRGGSVLMSLLILPLYIPVLIFGAGAVYASSVGLDITGHFSLLGALLILALAFVPWVSASAVKIAIE, from the coding sequence ATGAACGCCTTTATCGCCATTGTCCATCGTGATCTATTGCTAGTAATGCGTCGCAAGAGTGAGGTCCTCACGGCATTGTTTTTCTTTGTCATTGTGACAAGCTTATTCCCATTGGGGATTGGTGCTGATACTGCCTTGTTGAGAAAGATTGCGCCTGGCGTGATTTGGGTGGCGGCTTTGCTCTCGACCTTGCTGGGTTTACAGCGGATGTTTGCAGCGGATTACGCAGACGGTACCCTAGAGCAACTGATCTTATCCCCGAATTCATTTACAGCCTTAGTATTTGGCAAGATTGTCGCCCATTGGCTGGTGTGTGGACTGCCCTTGGTTTTATTGGCGCCGGTGATCGGTATTCAGTTTGACTTAGATGCCCAGTCTTTAAGGGTGCTGATGGCAGCCTTATTGCTCGGAACACCTGTTTTATCATTGCTAGGCTCAGTTGGGGCTGCCCTCACTCTGGGGGTAAGGGGTGGTAGCGTATTGATGAGTCTGTTGATCTTGCCGCTCTATATTCCAGTGTTAATTTTTGGGGCAGGTGCCGTATACGCTAGTAGCGTAGGGCTCGATATCACGGGGCATTTTTCACTGTTAGGCGCTTTATTGATTTTGGCATTAGCATTTGTACCTTGGGTTAGTGCGAGTGCTGTAAAGATTGCTATCGAATGA
- a CDS encoding SDR family oxidoreductase, translated as MNSAANKVALVTGAGTGIGKAAAKALLRGGFRVVLTGRNLEKLNLAIHDIGGNSQNCLAVSCDVGKPEQVKKLFSEVQKEFGRIDVLFNNAGMGAPAIPMEELSYEQWMNVVNTNLCGAFLCSQEAIRMMKAQSPQGGRIINNGSISAHAPRPMSAPYTATKHAMTGLTKSIALDGRPFNITCGQIDIGNAGTEMTVPMAAGILQPDGSKKVEPLMDVDHVGQAVLQMAQLPLESNILSMTIMASNMPFVGRG; from the coding sequence ATGAATTCAGCTGCCAACAAAGTAGCCCTGGTCACAGGCGCTGGAACGGGGATCGGAAAAGCTGCAGCAAAGGCACTGTTGCGGGGTGGATTCAGGGTTGTTCTGACCGGTCGAAATCTGGAGAAGCTCAATTTAGCCATTCATGATATTGGTGGGAACAGTCAAAACTGCCTAGCAGTGAGCTGCGACGTCGGCAAACCAGAACAAGTAAAAAAGTTATTTTCAGAAGTCCAAAAAGAGTTTGGCCGCATTGACGTGCTCTTTAATAATGCCGGCATGGGCGCACCCGCAATCCCTATGGAAGAGCTGAGTTACGAACAGTGGATGAATGTCGTCAACACTAATCTCTGCGGCGCTTTTCTATGCTCTCAAGAGGCCATCCGCATGATGAAGGCTCAGTCTCCGCAAGGTGGCCGAATTATTAATAATGGCTCGATCTCTGCACATGCGCCCCGTCCGATGTCTGCCCCATACACCGCCACTAAACATGCCATGACTGGATTAACTAAATCTATTGCATTAGATGGTCGTCCTTTTAACATTACCTGCGGTCAGATCGATATAGGTAATGCCGGCACTGAAATGACTGTCCCGATGGCTGCCGGCATTTTGCAGCCAGATGGCTCAAAGAAGGTTGAGCCACTCATGGATGTAGATCATGTTGGACAAGCCGTCCTGCAGATGGCTCAACTGCCTTTGGAGAGCAATATTCTCTCGATGACCATCATGGCAAGCAATATGCCATTTGTTGGTCGGGGCTAA
- the ccmE gene encoding cytochrome c maturation protein CcmE, with amino-acid sequence MKPRHKRAAIIVGALIAISIAAVLILNALNSNIALYVTPSEVAAGKSPAGQVFRIGGMVKDGSVKRDGLTVNFVITDMAKDISVAYTGILPDLFKEGKGAVIQGRLDPSGKFVASEVLAKHDENYMPPEAKHALEQAQKNGNKQ; translated from the coding sequence GTGAAACCAAGACATAAGCGAGCTGCCATTATTGTTGGCGCACTGATTGCCATCAGCATCGCAGCAGTATTAATTTTGAATGCCCTCAATAGCAATATTGCGCTATATGTCACCCCGAGTGAAGTGGCTGCTGGTAAGTCGCCGGCTGGTCAAGTCTTCCGTATTGGTGGCATGGTCAAAGATGGATCGGTCAAGCGAGATGGCTTAACCGTGAACTTTGTGATTACCGATATGGCGAAAGATATTTCTGTGGCCTACACTGGCATTCTTCCGGATTTATTTAAAGAGGGTAAGGGCGCAGTCATTCAAGGTCGCCTTGATCCAAGTGGAAAATTCGTTGCGAGTGAAGTATTGGCTAAGCACGATGAGAACTATATGCCTCCAGAGGCAAAGCATGCTTTAGAGCAGGCTCAAAAAAATGGAAATAAACAATGA
- a CDS encoding tripartite tricarboxylate transporter substrate binding protein, with protein MQKLFMALILGSSLFTQAAIAQVATYPNHQIKIISPFATGGIADGFSRIIAQGLSEAFGQPVIVENKTGGGGNIGADFVAKSPADGYTLIMGSIGTHAVNPYLVKSMPYDPFKDFVPVAFVLDAEGLLAVNPSVPVKNVSELIGYIKANPGKVSYGSGGIGTASHLAGEVFILTAKVDMTHIPYKGNALAITDLIGGQTQLMFATMPTILPYVKSDKLRGLAVTGATRDPSMPDLPSMSETLPGFDVKNWIGLFAPAGTPPAIVKKLNAEVGKIMQQPAVQKKLESEGAKYYAMSPEAFGAFQKKESVRWGKIIKSAGIKPE; from the coding sequence ATGCAAAAGTTATTCATGGCCCTCATTTTGGGCTCAAGTTTATTTACGCAAGCTGCGATTGCTCAAGTGGCCACTTATCCAAATCATCAAATTAAAATCATCTCTCCATTTGCTACTGGCGGCATCGCGGATGGGTTTTCACGAATCATTGCCCAAGGATTAAGCGAGGCTTTTGGGCAGCCGGTGATAGTAGAAAACAAAACGGGTGGTGGAGGTAATATCGGGGCTGATTTTGTGGCTAAATCACCGGCAGATGGCTACACCTTGATCATGGGCAGTATTGGTACCCATGCAGTAAACCCTTATCTAGTAAAGAGCATGCCCTATGACCCCTTCAAGGATTTTGTACCAGTAGCTTTTGTGCTGGATGCCGAAGGTTTGTTAGCGGTCAATCCTAGCGTCCCGGTAAAAAATGTCAGTGAACTCATTGGCTATATCAAAGCTAACCCAGGAAAAGTATCTTATGGGTCGGGTGGCATCGGTACCGCTAGTCATTTGGCGGGAGAGGTTTTTATTCTCACGGCAAAGGTGGATATGACGCATATTCCTTACAAAGGAAATGCATTAGCGATTACGGATTTGATTGGCGGCCAAACTCAATTGATGTTCGCTACGATGCCTACAATTCTGCCTTATGTGAAGAGCGATAAATTACGTGGCTTAGCGGTAACAGGTGCCACCAGAGATCCTTCGATGCCGGATTTGCCGAGTATGAGTGAGACGCTACCTGGATTCGATGTCAAAAATTGGATTGGTTTGTTTGCTCCCGCAGGCACTCCCCCTGCAATTGTGAAGAAGCTCAACGCGGAAGTGGGAAAAATCATGCAACAGCCTGCTGTGCAGAAAAAGCTAGAGTCAGAGGGTGCGAAGTATTACGCCATGTCACCCGAGGCTTTTGGAGCGTTTCAGAAGAAGGAATCAGTCCGCTGGGGCAAGATTATTAAAAGTGCCGGTATTAAGCCTGAATAG
- the ccmI gene encoding c-type cytochrome biogenesis protein CcmI, with amino-acid sequence MTSFVISALLLLILVLVLLLRPLFFPAKESSTSRRQMNAAIYREELDKLEADRLAGTVDSDSYEQTHAEMRQRLFQDTDEADDHAVLGSPKKTIIGICLFVAILSAGFYLYLGDAAQIAQKSPEKPMTQESVEKMVDEFAAKMDKEPDNLKGWAMLARSYRILGRNTEAANAYARAGSFVDSDPQLLADYADVLAANANGNFAGKPQQLINKALAQDPNNLLALWLSGTAAFNAQNYKAAVQSWERLAKQLPADSDEARAIAASIAEARSKGGLAPASKPVISNQGAGVTGQVEIAPELKSKIKAGDVLMVIARKPGERMPVAVLKTPVTAFPISFVLNDALAMSPNALISQLPEVSVEVRISKTGMAMPESGDLISAPQTIKVGTSNARLIIGQIRP; translated from the coding sequence ATGACTAGTTTTGTAATCTCCGCTCTTCTTTTATTGATCCTAGTCTTGGTGCTGTTATTACGCCCATTATTTTTTCCTGCAAAAGAATCCTCAACCTCGCGCCGTCAGATGAATGCAGCCATCTATCGGGAGGAGCTTGATAAGCTTGAGGCTGATCGTTTGGCGGGTACTGTAGATAGCGATAGCTATGAGCAAACTCATGCAGAAATGCGTCAGCGGCTTTTTCAGGATACGGATGAAGCTGATGATCATGCAGTGCTGGGCTCTCCTAAGAAAACCATTATTGGGATTTGTCTTTTTGTGGCAATACTCTCGGCGGGTTTCTATCTCTACCTTGGTGATGCCGCTCAGATTGCCCAGAAGAGTCCTGAGAAACCAATGACTCAAGAGTCAGTTGAAAAGATGGTTGATGAGTTCGCTGCCAAGATGGACAAGGAGCCTGACAATCTCAAGGGTTGGGCTATGCTGGCGCGCTCCTATCGGATTTTAGGTCGCAATACTGAAGCTGCAAATGCCTATGCCCGTGCCGGCTCTTTTGTTGATTCAGACCCACAATTATTGGCTGACTATGCCGATGTATTAGCAGCCAATGCGAATGGTAATTTCGCTGGTAAGCCACAGCAACTCATTAATAAGGCATTAGCCCAAGATCCAAATAATTTATTGGCCCTTTGGCTTTCTGGAACTGCTGCTTTTAATGCGCAGAACTATAAAGCTGCAGTGCAGTCCTGGGAGAGGTTAGCAAAGCAATTGCCTGCCGATTCTGATGAGGCGCGTGCGATCGCAGCTTCTATTGCAGAGGCGCGTAGCAAGGGTGGCCTTGCGCCGGCTAGTAAGCCCGTAATCAGCAATCAAGGCGCAGGCGTGACTGGGCAAGTAGAGATTGCGCCAGAACTGAAGTCTAAAATTAAAGCAGGTGATGTTTTGATGGTGATTGCCCGTAAGCCAGGAGAGCGTATGCCAGTGGCTGTTCTCAAAACCCCTGTTACTGCATTCCCGATCAGCTTTGTTTTGAATGATGCCTTGGCGATGAGTCCCAATGCATTGATTTCTCAACTGCCTGAAGTATCAGTTGAGGTACGTATTTCTAAAACAGGAATGGCAATGCCAGAATCTGGCGATTTGATATCTGCACCGCAAACAATCAAGGTAGGCACATCCAATGCCCGCCTCATTATTGGACAGATTAGGCCTTAA
- the ccmD gene encoding heme exporter protein CcmD, giving the protein MWNSSTEFFAMGGYALYVWCSFGACALVFLLEPLAVRARHKTIVRRLQREVLAEQFDQKGSK; this is encoded by the coding sequence ATGTGGAATAGTTCGACTGAATTCTTTGCCATGGGTGGTTATGCCCTCTATGTATGGTGCAGCTTTGGTGCTTGTGCTTTGGTGTTCTTATTAGAGCCCCTAGCTGTTCGCGCTCGCCATAAGACAATCGTACGCAGACTGCAACGTGAAGTTTTAGCGGAGCAGTTTGATCAAAAGGGTAGCAAGTGA
- a CDS encoding DsbE family thiol:disulfide interchange protein — MKAKFLIPLILFVILVGFLAVGLNRDPQEIPSPLIGKQAPAFELPQLADAQKTFSPESMKGKPWILNVWASWCVACREEHPVLVELGKLQVAPIIGLDYKDKRDDAMVMLARQGNPYLLSAFDANGRVGIDYGVYGVPETYVIDKAGVIRFKHIGPITMELLRKKIIPLLDELK, encoded by the coding sequence ATGAAAGCCAAGTTTTTAATCCCACTGATTTTGTTTGTCATTTTGGTTGGATTTTTAGCGGTAGGTTTAAATCGTGATCCACAAGAAATACCTTCACCACTAATTGGTAAGCAGGCGCCTGCCTTTGAATTACCTCAGCTAGCAGATGCCCAAAAAACCTTTTCACCAGAGAGTATGAAAGGCAAGCCTTGGATTTTGAATGTCTGGGCCTCTTGGTGCGTTGCCTGCCGTGAGGAGCACCCCGTTCTGGTTGAACTGGGTAAATTGCAAGTGGCGCCCATTATTGGATTAGATTACAAAGATAAGCGTGACGATGCAATGGTCATGCTTGCTCGTCAAGGCAATCCGTATCTATTGTCGGCTTTTGATGCCAATGGCCGAGTGGGTATTGATTATGGTGTCTATGGCGTTCCAGAGACCTACGTGATTGACAAGGCTGGCGTCATTCGGTTTAAACATATTGGACCAATCACAATGGAATTACTTCGTAAGAAGATCATTCCTTTATTGGATGAGCTCAAATAA